Part of the Vicinamibacterales bacterium genome, CCGGCATCGAAGAGTGCCGCGTTCGCGTCCGTAATCTCGGCGCCCAGCGCCAACATGGCGCGAGTACCAGTTTCTGCGCCGACGCGCACTGCCCGCACCCGCTCGAACAGTTCGACCGCGCGCCGCGTCCACACCGCCCACTGGCCGAGCAGGCCGCCAGAGAACCGGACGCAAGGCGCGCCGGGCGTCGCCCCTGGAAACTCGGTCAGGAGGTCGGCGATGATGCTGTCGTCATTGCCCGTGTAGAGCGCGACCTCCGCCGCGCGCCCACTGGCGGCCAAAGCCCGAACGACGTCCAGCGTGCGGTAGCGGTCGAACGGCGCCACCTTGATGGCGACGACATTCGGAATCTCGAGGAACTCCCGCCAGAACGCTTCGTCGAGCGGCCGGCCGCCGATGCCGGGCTGGAGGTAGAAACCGAACAACGGGAGGACCGACGCCACCTCCCTGCAGTGCGCGATCACGTCCTCCGCCGGCACGCCGTCCCAGCCCGCCAGGCTCAGCAGCGCGGTGTCGTAGCCCAGGTCGCGAGCCAGACCGGCCTCGGCGGTCGCCTGCGCCGTCAGACCGCACACGCCGGCAACGCGCACGACTCGCCGTGCCGTCCGCCGCTCGTGTTCCCGCGCGGCGTCGGCCGCGAGGCGCAGCACCGTGGAGAACAGGCCGACCCGCGGGTCGCGGATCGCAAACTGCGTGGTGTGCACGCCGACGGCGATCCCGCCGGCCCCGGCGTCGCAATAATAGCGCGTCAGGGCCACCTGCCGGCGCTCGTCGAGCCGCCGCTGCGCCGTCAATGCCAGGGGGTGGGCCGGGATGACCATCCCCTCCAGCAGGAGGCGGCGGATCTGGTCAGTAGCGTCCATCGACGACCTCGTACTTCGTTGGCTTGTCGAGGCGCGGGCCGCCCGACTCGATCCAACTGGCCGCCCACTCACGCAGGCAGTCCAGGCCGACTTCCGGTTGACCGAGCGCAGCGTAGCACGCGCCAGCGTTGCTCAGTAGCGCCGTCGGTCCCTCCTCGCCCTCGAACCGTGGCTCGCGGCCGAAGCGCCCGCCGAACCACAGGGCCAAATCGCGAATCCGCACCAATTCCGGGCCGGTGACATTGAGCGCGCGCGGGGGCGCCATCGCGAGTTCGAGGCTCCTCAGCGCGTATGACAGGGCGTCGCCTTGCCAGATGACGTTCGCGTAGCCGACGCGCAGATCGATCCCCTGCCCCTCGAACACCCGCCGGCCGACGTCCACCAGCACGCCGTAGCGCAGGTCCACGGCGTAGTTCAGCCTGAACAGCAGACACCGCGTCCCGCGTGTCCGGGAGAAGTACTCAGCGACCCGCTCGCGGCCCAGGCAGGACTGCGCGTACTCGCCGACCGGCACCGGCAGGTCCGTCTCCACCGAGCCGTCGCCCTCGACCGGCACCATGCCGTAGACGTTACCCGACGAGAACAGGACGAGACGCGAGTCCGAAAACCGGTCCGCCATGTAGGCCGGCGCCAGCGTGTTGACTGCCCACGTCAGGTCGCTGCTCCCCGCGGTGCCGAACTTGCGGCCGACGAGGTAGAGCACGTTCGGGCACAGCGGCAGCCGGGCCAGGGCGGCGAGGTCGAGGAAGTCGCACGTCAGTGTCTCGATGCCGTCGCGCGAGAGCGACTCGCGAACGCCGGGCTCCCACGAGATGGACACGGCGATCACGCGGCGCGACACGCCTGCCGCAGCGCTCGCCCGCCGGACGCGGCGCGCCAAAGACGGTCCCATCTTGCCGCCCGCGCCGAGGATGGCGACGTCGCCGTCGATCCGGCGCAGGCAGGCGACGTCCGCGGGACTCGGCCGCGACAGCACCTCCTCGAGCCGCGCAGTCGACTCGATCGCGGCGAGTCCTGCCACCGACACCTGCCCATCCGGTCCGTCGTCCACCACCGTGTTGCATCTCGGAAAATCGCTCATCCCCACTCCGGTCCGAAGATGGCCCACTGCGACGCCGGGCGTCCCTCGTGGGAGTTGGTGCCCCGGCACATTCGAATGAACGGGCGCTGCTCGACGAACCCCATCTCAGCCAGCCGCGCGGTCCACGCGGTCGGGGTCGCCGGCACGTCGATCACCATTGGCGCCTCGGGTGCTCGCCGGCGGCACGCGTCGACGAGATACGCAGCCACCTCCAGGTCGTCGGCGACGACCGGGCCGACATGGAGGAGGTCGTGGCCCTGCCTCGCCAGGCAGTAGCCCTCGAGGCCTGCGCCCGCGTCCGCGACGAGCGCCAGGTCCGGCGTCGTTTCTCGGGCCCACTCGAGCAACGGCCGGCGACCGGCCCCGAACACCGAGCGGTCCCACTCCGCGACCGCAGCCAGGTCGTCTCGTCGCATCGGACGCACCTGGCGACCGCCGACCCCCGCGCCGCCAGGTGCCGTCCGGCTCGTGAGCCGGCACAACCGGCGCTCTTCGACGAAGCCAAGCGCGAGGTAGAGGGGATGTCCCTTCGGCGTGGCGTCGAGGCGCGCGGGCACGGGGCCGAGCCTCGAGAGCGCCTCCTCCAGCAACGCCCGTCCGATGCCGCGCCCGCGAGCGGCCACGTCCACCAGCACCATCCCGATCCACGCGAAACGGCCCTCGTATGTCACCGCCGTCGCGGTTCCCACGACGCGGCCATCGAGGACGGCCACGCGGCACCCGTCGCCGCCTCGGGCGACGAGTTGTTCCCAGTCCTCCGCCGTCTGGTTCCAACCGCTCGCCCGGCAGAGCGCCAGACCAGCCGGGATGTCCGCCCGCGTCATCGCCCGGGTCACGGCCCGGTCGTTCGGCCCGCTGCTGTCGGTCATGCGTCGAGCCCGAGGAGCCGCGCCGCGTTGTCGTAATACACCTTGCGGAGGATCCCCTCGGGCAGCCCGATCCCGTAGATCCGCCAGCGGCCCTGCGGCGGCACCGGAGCCGGGGCATAGTCGAAGTACTCGTCTTCGGTCTCGAGGAACCGGTAGTAGATCTCGTAGAGCTTCTCGCCGAACAGTTGCTGTGGTGTGTCGTTGCCGTTCGGGACGGCGTCGGTGCCAAACAGGATCCGGTCCTGGTGTCGCTCGAAGAACGCCCGCGCCGCCCTCGGCTGCCGCCCGAGCTCGCCGATGCGCGCGGCGAGGTCGACGTGAACGTTGGCGAACCGATCCATGCGCTCAGAGACCGCGGCGAGGTTCTCGGCGTTGAGGCCGAGATGAAGCGCGATGAACTGCGTCCGGGGATGCCGCGCCACCACGCGATAGAACGCGTCGAGCAGTTCGCTGAACGACGGAAAGCGGTCGCCGTGGAACGACCAGTCGGGGTGGTTGTTCAGCTCCTCGAATCGCTCGTTGAACCGGTCGGTCGGCAGGAAGAACGCCTCGGGATCGGCCACGTGGATCGCCACCGGCATGTTCAGCGCCCCGCAGGCCTCCCACATCGGGCCGAATCGCGCGTCATCCACCTTGACCAGGGGCCCGGTGGTCACCTTCTCGCGCAAGTACAGGCCGAGCGTCTTCAGCACCTTCAGACCCCGGGCGCCGGCCCCTCGGGCGCGCGCGAGTTCCTCGGCCTGGAACGCCGGGTAGCCCGGCTCGCCCGCGCGGCTCCACCACGGCTCGGTGAAGCTCAGGAACCGTCCAGGATGGGCCTGGTCGTAGGTCCTCACGCTCTCGACGAGGCCTCGGCCGCATCCGCCCGTCAGGTGCACCATCGTCTTCACATTCTTCCGGTCCATCACGTTCAGGAGCGTGGTGGGCGGCGCGAGGAAGGTCATCTCCTCGCCGAGCGGGACGCCGCCCGTCTCCCTGGACGCGAACCCGAGGTGTGCATGGACGTCGATGACCGGGAACCGCGCGCGTTCCACGACGGTCTCGCGGACATGCAACATGCTGCGGGGCTGGAAGTCGGTGAGATCGAGCGGCATCTTCTTCGTCCTCGGCGCCTCGACCGGCGC contains:
- a CDS encoding NAD-dependent epimerase/dehydratase family protein; this translates as MSDFPRCNTVVDDGPDGQVSVAGLAAIESTARLEEVLSRPSPADVACLRRIDGDVAILGAGGKMGPSLARRVRRASAAAGVSRRVIAVSISWEPGVRESLSRDGIETLTCDFLDLAALARLPLCPNVLYLVGRKFGTAGSSDLTWAVNTLAPAYMADRFSDSRLVLFSSGNVYGMVPVEGDGSVETDLPVPVGEYAQSCLGRERVAEYFSRTRGTRCLLFRLNYAVDLRYGVLVDVGRRVFEGQGIDLRVGYANVIWQGDALSYALRSLELAMAPPRALNVTGPELVRIRDLALWFGGRFGREPRFEGEEGPTALLSNAGACYAALGQPEVGLDCLREWAASWIESGGPRLDKPTKYEVVDGRY
- a CDS encoding GNAT family N-acetyltransferase, whose protein sequence is MTDSSGPNDRAVTRAMTRADIPAGLALCRASGWNQTAEDWEQLVARGGDGCRVAVLDGRVVGTATAVTYEGRFAWIGMVLVDVAARGRGIGRALLEEALSRLGPVPARLDATPKGHPLYLALGFVEERRLCRLTSRTAPGGAGVGGRQVRPMRRDDLAAVAEWDRSVFGAGRRPLLEWARETTPDLALVADAGAGLEGYCLARQGHDLLHVGPVVADDLEVAAYLVDACRRRAPEAPMVIDVPATPTAWTARLAEMGFVEQRPFIRMCRGTNSHEGRPASQWAIFGPEWG
- a CDS encoding amidohydrolase family protein, which encodes APVEAPRTKKMPLDLTDFQPRSMLHVRETVVERARFPVIDVHAHLGFASRETGGVPLGEEMTFLAPPTTLLNVMDRKNVKTMVHLTGGCGRGLVESVRTYDQAHPGRFLSFTEPWWSRAGEPGYPAFQAEELARARGAGARGLKVLKTLGLYLREKVTTGPLVKVDDARFGPMWEACGALNMPVAIHVADPEAFFLPTDRFNERFEELNNHPDWSFHGDRFPSFSELLDAFYRVVARHPRTQFIALHLGLNAENLAAVSERMDRFANVHVDLAARIGELGRQPRAARAFFERHQDRILFGTDAVPNGNDTPQQLFGEKLYEIYYRFLETEDEYFDYAPAPVPPQGRWRIYGIGLPEGILRKVYYDNAARLLGLDA